Proteins encoded together in one Manis pentadactyla isolate mManPen7 chromosome 6, mManPen7.hap1, whole genome shotgun sequence window:
- the AP1S3 gene encoding AP-1 complex subunit sigma-3 translates to MIHFILLFSRQGKLRLQKWYTTLPDKERKKITREIVQIILSRGQRTSSFVDWKELKLVYKRYASLYFCCAVENQDNELLTLEIVHRYVELLDKYFGNVCELDIIFNFEKAYFILDEFIIGGEIQETSKKSAVKAIEDSDMLQETMEEYMNKPAF, encoded by the exons ATACATTTCATACTGCTTTTCAGTCGACAAGGGAAATTACGGCTGCAGAAATGGTACACTACTCTCCctgacaaagaaaggaaaaagatcacCCGGGAAATTGTTCAGATTATTCTTTCTCGTGGTCAGAGGACAAGCAGTTTTGTTGACTGGAAGGAGCTAAAACTTGTTTATAAAAG gtATGCTAGTTTGTACTTCTGCTGTGCTGTAGAAAATCAGGACAATGAGCTCTTGACACTAGAGATTGTTCATCGTTATGTGGAGCTGCTGGACAAATACTTTGGAAAT GTCTGCGAGCTGGATATtatctttaattttgaaaagGCTTATTTTATCCTTGATGAGTTTATAATTGGTGGAGAAATTCAAGAAACATCCAAGAAATCTGCTGTCAAAGCCATTGAAGATTCTGATATGTTACAGGAG ACAATGGAAGAATACATGAACAAGCCTGCGTTTTAA